From Quercus lobata isolate SW786 chromosome 1, ValleyOak3.0 Primary Assembly, whole genome shotgun sequence, one genomic window encodes:
- the LOC115994599 gene encoding uncharacterized protein LOC115994599 — translation MENENAEPKFKRMYIRYNAQKVGFLGGCRPFVGLDGCHLKGRFGGQLLSAIAKDGNDNIFPVAMAVVEQENKDSWTWFLEQFADDIGRPEELNLVFISDKQKGLLPAMETLFLTVEHGYCVKHIYNNFKVNHKGMELKSVLWRYVGTTSVWEFERGMDHLKSLDEEVWKYLADIEPAQWTRSHFSSRVLTDCMVNNLSESFNSMTVKARDKPILSMLEWIRVRLMSRLYIKKTGIEKYGGKLCPSIQKKLEQLKLECKGFCAVPSGRFVYEVDNERERHVVDLVNKTCSCRVWDLTGIPCKHGVAAIFVNREKPEDYTHPCYYKDAYVETYKTPIPPMPGQFEWMSSGQPRPVAPIVYKLLGRPPMKRKRDADEPNPYKVSRANRPVRCGRCQQEGQNARGCKANVIGETAWERRQRLQKGKSLQGSGRPSTHRQGSQAPSSSQTQSSAQPPPTLQPYTMASSSSNQAAGSQPQALAPQPQAPWLGPPAPWSQNPSQWYSSDFRYTVRGAPWFSSSQPTPHIPAETWDSRSLSS, via the exons ATGGAAAATGAGAATGCAGAGCCCAAGTTTAAAAGGATGTACATTAGGTACAATGCTCAGAAGGTTGGCTTTCTAGGTGGTTGTAGACCCTTTGTTGGGTTGGATGGATGCCACTTGAAGGGTAGGTTTGGTGGGCAATTATTGTCTGCCATTGCCAAGGATGGAAATGACAATATATTCCCAGTGGCAATGGCTGTGGTTGAGCAAGAGAATAAGGATAGCTGGACCTGGTTCTTGGAGCAGTTTGCAGATGACATTGGCAGGCCAGAGGAGCTCAATTTGGTATTCATCAGTGACAAGCAGAAG GGCCTTCTACCTGCAATGGAGACTCTATTCCTAACTGTGGAGCACGGGTATTGTGTGAAGCACATATACAACAACTTCAAGGTTAACCACAAGGGCATGGAGTTGAAGAGTGTACTGTGGAGGTATGTTGGCACAACATCAGTTTGGGAATTTGAGAGAGGGATGGACCATCTTAAGAGTTTGGATGAAGAAGTTTGGAAGTACTTGGCTGATATAGAGCCTGCACAGTGGACCAGATCCCacttttcttcaagagttttgACAGATTGTATGGTAAACAATTTGAGTGAGAGTTTTAACTCTATGACTGTGAAGGCTAGAGACAAGCCCATCTTATCAATGCTGGAGTGGATCAGAGTTAGGCTTATGAGCAGGCTGTATATAAAAAAGACTGGCATAGAAAAGTATGGTGGCAAGTTGTGTCCAAGCATACAAAAAAAGTTGGAGCAGTTAAAATTAGAGTGTAAGGGTTTCTGTGCAGTTCCTTCTGGGAGGTTTGTGTATGAGGTCGACAATGAGAGGGAAAGGCATGTGGTGGACTTGGTAAATAAGACATGCAGTTGTAGAGTATGGGACTTAACAGGAATCCCCTGCAAGCATGGAGTTGCAGCCATTTTTGTGAATCGTGAGAAACCAGAAGATTACACCCATCCATGCTACTACAAGGATGCTTATGTGGAGACATACAAGACACCCATACCTCCCATGCCTGGCCAGTTTGAGTGGATGTCAAGTGGCCAACCCAGGCCTGTTGCACCTATTGTCTATAAGCTACTAGGCAGGCCACccatgaagaggaagagagatgctgATGAGCCGAACCCTTATAAGGTGTCTAGAGCAAACAGGCCAGTAAGGTGTGGAAGGTGTCAACAGGAAGGACAGAATGCAAGGGGATGCAAGGCCAATGTCATTGGTGAGACAGCATGGGAGAGGAGGCAGAGATTGCAGAAAGGGAAATCT TTGCAGGGAAGTGGAAGGCCTTCTACACACAGACAAGGATCCCAGGCCCCATCTTCATCACAGACCCAATCCTCAGCTCAGCCTCCACCAACACTCCAGCCTTACACTATGGCCTCATCCTCATCCAACCAGGCAGCAGGGTCACAGCCACAAGCTCTAGCTCCACAGCCACAAGCTCCATGGTTAGGGCCACCAGCTCCATGGTCACAGAACCCAAGTCAATGGTACTCGTCAGACTTCAGGTACACAGTTAGAGGAGCTCCTTGGTTCTCTTCAAGCCAGCCAACACCACACATCCCTGCAGAAACATGGGATAGTAGATCACTATCATCATAG
- the LOC115977468 gene encoding ankyrin repeat-containing protein BDA1-like codes for MSAYSIIGERIVKLNAVALHGNIAAFYSLIIRENVRILEDIDELPFVDTPLHIAASAGGPQHIQFAMEMMRLKPSFARKLNLNGYSPIHLALQEGHTQMVRRLLQVDGDLVRVKGKEGRTPLHDVAAAAATEQQLALMDKFLSYNPNSIEDATIQNQTALHIALENNNLHAFKRLVRWLRKNKRENAREILNRQDEKGNTLLHVAVSKNQTEAVRKLLNCGVNLKARNLEGHTAQDMLQEQTQVNNSGIRDLLICCGALSCSLRPGILRKIVFFFERLRLLIKSAREGSKISNDDRNALLVVAALLITITYQVVITPPGGLWQDNETISSLHHAGTAIAQQTYGNFEIVATINYITFTLSAIMTFLLLPRGYISALFKMALIQLWASYYYSLAVILEYGNVLYYCLISTGLCFVLVLFAFFGRQFCWARIKCLHLHWIFYIVYACIMFLMALVGQSLFEGGRAR; via the exons ATGTCAGCCTACTCTATAATTGGTGAGAGAATTGTTAAGTTGAACGCGGTTGCTCTACATGGAAATATTGCAGCCTTTTACAGTTTAATAATTCGGGAGAATGTGAGAATTTTGGAGGACATCGATGAGCTACCATTTGTAGATACTCCTTTACACATAGCCGCATCTGCTGGGGGCCCACAACACATCCAATTTGCTATGGAGATGATGAGATTAAAGCCCTCATTTGCCAGGAAGCTAAATCTAAATGGGTATAGCCCCATTCACCTTGCTCTACAAGAAGGGCATACCCAGATGGTGCGTCGGCTTCTACAGGTAGATGGAGACCTTGTCCGTGTAAAAGGAAAGGAGGGTAGAACTCCTTTGCATGATGTTGctgcagcagcagcaacagagCAGCAACTTGCTCTAATGGACAAATTTCTATCATACAATCCCAATTCTATTGAAGATGCGACGATTCAAAATCAAACCGCTCTGCATATTGCCCTGGAAAACAACAACTTGCATGCTTTTAAACGCTTGGTAAGATGGCTTCGAAAAAATAAGCGTGAAAATGCCAGGGAGATACTGAACCGGCAGGATGAAAAAGGCAACACTCTGTTGCACGTGGCAGTATCCAAAAATCAAACCGAG GCCGTGAGGAAGTTACTAAATTGTGGGGTTAATTTAAAGGCTAGGAATTTGGAGGGTCATACAGCACAGGACATGTTGCAAGAACAAACACAAGTAAACAACAGCGGGATCAGGGATTTGCTAATATGCTGTGGAGCCTTATCATGTTCATTGAGACCAGGAATACTCAgaaaaattgtctttttttttgagagattacGACTACTCATAAAATCTGCTCGTGAAGGGTCGAAAATATCGAACGACGACCGCAATGCGCTTTTGGTGGTTGCTGCCCTGCTTATAACAATCACCTATCAAGTAGTTATCACCCCTCCTGGGGGACTTTGGCAAGATAATGAAACTATTTCGTCTCTACACCACGCAGGGACAGCCATTGCCCAACAAACTTATGGCAATTTTGAGATCGTTGCAACGATAAATTATATAACATTTACGCTCTCAGCCATAATGACTTTTCTACTCCTTCCAAGAGGGTACATTAGTGCGCTGTTCAAGATGGCTCTAATCCAATTGTGGGCCTCCTACTATTATTCATTGGCAGTCATACTTGAATATGGGAATGTTTTATATTACTGTCTTATTAGTACCgggctttgttttgttttggtccTCTTTGCTTTTTTTGGCAGACAATTCTGTTGGGCCAGAATAAAATGCCTGCATCTTCATTGGATTTTCTATATAGTTTATGCGTGTATAATGTTTTTAATGGCCTTGGTGGGTCAATCTTTATTTGAAGGAGGAAGAGCACGGTGA
- the LOC115994609 gene encoding uncharacterized protein LOC115994609, with amino-acid sequence MEYIERDRLAGHKRLYLDYFADTLVYPPNLFRRRFRMSRSLFHRIQSKVETYESYFIQKRDNAQKWGLSSLQKITAALRMLAYGVTADFMDEYVRIGESTAMKSLKKFVKAVVDIFFKEYLRSPNNEDIARLLAIGERRGFPGQGCAPAVNYSINGHEYTMEYYLADGIYPKWSTFVKTIPSPRGQKNQFFAKAQEAYRKDVERAFGVLQARFVIVRGLARFFHSKALQDIMKACVILHNMIVEDERDVNKAVELDYEQIDDNPTIQLSQEHTNTFTEFIETHQSTNTWDRFELRIYKRVIDLFSSPDVVKQITSITIELGVEVEEVKKLLASGFIKPIWHPKWLSNIVPMKKKNGQIQCCVDFHNLNKTCPKDEFPLPNIDLLVDSAVHVFNYGWI; translated from the exons ATGGAG TATATCGAACGTGATCGTTTGGCAGGCCATAAAAGACTTTATCTTGACTACTTTGCCGACACACTAGTATATCCTCCTAATTTATTTCGGAGGAGATTTCGGATGAGTCGGTCTCTTTTTCATCGTATTCAATCTAAGGTAGAAACTTATGAAtcttattttatccaaaaaagagataatgcCCAAAAATGGGGTTTATCTTCTCTTCAAAAGATAACAGCTGCACTTAGGATGCTTGCATATGGAGTTACAGCTGATTTTATGGATGAGTATGTGCGGATTGGAGAATCCACTGCaatgaaaagtttgaaaaaatttgttaaagcgGTGGTTGATATTTTCTTCAAGGAATACTTGAGGTCCCCAAACAACGAAGACATTGCTAGACTTTTAGCCATTGGGGAAAGACGTGGATTTCCAGG ACAAGGATGTGCTCCTGCAGTTAATTACTCAATTAATGGTCATGAGTATACAATGGAATACTACCTTGCTGATGGCATATATCCGAAGTGGTCAACATTTGTTAAAACAATTCCATCTCCACGAggacaaaaaaatcaattctttGCAAAAGCCCAAGAGGCTTATAGGAAGGATGTAGAGCGTGCATTTGGAGTGCTTCAAGCAAGATTCGTAATTGTGCGTGGACTTGCAAGATTTTTCCATAGTAAAGCGCTTCAAGACATCATGAAAGCGTGTGTAATTCTTCATAACATGATCGTTGAGGATGAGCGAGATGTAAATAAAGCGGTGGAATTAGATTATGAGCAAATTGATGACAATCCTACTATTCAACTGTCACAGGAGCACACAAATACATTTACGGAGTTCATTGAAACCCATCAAA GTACCAACACTTGGGATAGATTTGAACTTCGTATCTACAAGCGTGTTATTGACCTGTTTAGCTCCCCAGATGTTGTTAAGCAGATTACCTCCATTACGATTGAGCTTGGTGTGGAGGTGGAA GAAGTCAAGAAGCTACTGGCATCTGGGTTCATTAAGCCAATCTGGCATCCTAAATGGCTCTCCAACATAGTAcccatgaagaaaaagaatggccAAATTCAGTGTTGTGTGGATTTTCACAATCTAAACAAGACATGTCCAAAAGATGAGTTTCCACTACCTAATATTGatctccttgtagattcagctgtCCATGTTTTCAATTATGGATGGATATAG
- the LOC115994620 gene encoding ankyrin repeat-containing protein BDA1-like, which translates to MTPLHYAATTDIHLELLDEFLKVCPQSIKDVTIQNENALHIALKYDKLEAFLHLAVRKLLYSGVDINTKNLKGNTAGVMLGQQNQIENRKINVMLRRAGALPASSLPKVIYYARYLWSLFSYIEKIRMHCIGEWTEISDDRCNMLLVVATLLLTVTYQAVLSPLGGLWQDEYHPEPNTT; encoded by the exons ATGACTCCTTTGCATTATGCTGCAACAACAGACATTCACCTTGAACTATTGGACGAATTTCTCAAAGTCTGTCCCCAATCTATTAAAGATGTGACAATTCAAAACGAGAATGCTCTGCATATTGCCTTGAAATACGACAAGTTGGAGGCTTTTCTACACTTG GCTGTGAGGAAGTTATTATATTCTGGTGTTGATATAAACACTAAGAATTTAAAGGGTAATACGGCAGGCGTTATGTTGGgacaacaaaatcaaatagaaaatcGCAAGATCAACGTTATGCTACGGCGTGCTGGAGCTTTACCAGCTTCATCTCTTCCTAAAGTAATTTATTATGCACGTTACCTATGGTCCTTATTCTCATATATTGAGAAAATAAGAATGCATTGTATTGGTGAATGGACCGAAATATCAGACGACAGGTGCAATATGCTTTTGGTGGTTGCTACACTTCTTCTGACTGTCACCTATCAAGCAGTACTCAGCCCTCTTGGGGGACTTTGGCAAGATGAGTACCATCCTGAACCCAATACCACATAA